In Geminocystis sp. NIES-3709, a single genomic region encodes these proteins:
- a CDS encoding tetratricopeptide repeat protein: MLSNTDDQKSHFNHGLAYYNSGEYQKAIDSYNIAIELDPSYTNAYYGRGLAYDNLEEYRKAIDSYNKAIELEPNDADVYFNRGLVYENLKQYQKAINDYNKAIELNPNDVSAYDNRAYAYTQLQEYEKVNSDYKKAIDLDPNYILVDENIDIVYPKFMDEIKQQINTAIKGLTRRVKLKLEHIEIIENALANPDINNDIWEKYLNENNTKMALKEKIYSSEMIKLLTLRAIILPYTLPEFLRWVKEIKKENLLNIFHNFQYDILTILTQKFRSEYIVKTIELGVILIIPSLFKDESLIEQVINLLKTEKSLWGYYYINSINQQIDHDLKLMKNYAKQKKLDSDFQIFNHELWGKIKDELAIAWPVASHHHRFKPISKYQVWVRLFDGLNERKFALFFAHIAYDEIPKDIFNKVKPVRFGSNYHCRIYDVNTTREVGIVEQFILKLNELLNVKIDMKLWKIIILVTDVSLGEFFCRVYLFPSKLEQSANKLIEKASQESNFNITAKNITSLIDELTKKAPNNQKKYIDNLKKILGNNNLDYTVLSDSTKQKKDVINSWVNAIYLYQAKNIDKEIKPDGIIDKGDKTEEIKKKELQQ, translated from the coding sequence ATGCTATCAAATACAGATGATCAAAAAAGTCATTTTAATCATGGTCTTGCCTATTATAATTCAGGAGAATATCAAAAGGCGATCGATTCTTATAATATAGCCATTGAATTAGATCCTAGTTATACCAATGCTTACTATGGTCGTGGTCTTGCCTATGATAATTTAGAAGAATATAGAAAGGCGATCGATTCCTATAATAAAGCCATTGAATTAGAACCGAATGATGCCGATGTTTACTTTAATCGTGGTCTTGTTTATGAAAACTTAAAACAATATCAGAAAGCGATCAATGATTATAATAAAGCGATTGAATTAAATCCTAATGACGTTTCCGCTTACGATAATCGTGCTTATGCCTATACTCAATTACAAGAATATGAGAAAGTGAATAGTGACTATAAAAAAGCCATTGATCTTGATCCAAATTATATCTTAGTCGATGAAAATATAGATATTGTTTACCCTAAATTCATGGATGAAATTAAACAACAAATTAATACAGCAATTAAAGGTTTAACTAGACGGGTAAAATTAAAACTTGAACACATTGAAATAATTGAAAATGCCTTAGCTAATCCTGATATTAATAACGATATTTGGGAGAAGTATCTCAACGAGAATAATACAAAAATGGCATTAAAAGAAAAGATTTATTCTTCTGAAATGATTAAACTATTGACTTTAAGAGCGATAATTTTACCCTATACTTTGCCAGAATTTTTAAGATGGGTTAAAGAAATAAAAAAAGAAAATTTATTAAACATATTTCATAATTTTCAATACGATATATTAACAATATTAACCCAAAAATTTCGCTCAGAATATATTGTCAAAACAATCGAGTTAGGAGTTATTTTAATTATTCCCTCTTTATTTAAAGATGAGAGTTTAATTGAACAGGTAATCAATTTATTAAAAACAGAAAAAAGTCTCTGGGGTTATTATTATATTAATAGTATCAATCAACAAATTGATCATGATTTAAAATTAATGAAAAATTATGCTAAACAAAAAAAATTAGATAGTGATTTTCAGATATTTAACCATGAGTTATGGGGAAAAATTAAAGATGAATTAGCTATTGCTTGGCCTGTAGCTTCTCATCATCATAGATTTAAACCAATTTCTAAATATCAAGTATGGGTAAGATTATTTGACGGGTTAAATGAGCGTAAATTTGCCTTATTTTTTGCCCATATTGCTTATGATGAAATCCCAAAAGATATTTTTAACAAGGTAAAGCCTGTTAGATTTGGGAGTAATTATCATTGTAGAATTTATGATGTTAATACAACTAGAGAAGTCGGTATTGTTGAACAATTTATCTTAAAATTAAACGAATTATTAAATGTAAAAATAGATATGAAACTTTGGAAAATTATTATTTTAGTTACGGATGTTAGTTTGGGAGAATTTTTTTGTCGTGTTTATTTATTTCCCTCAAAACTAGAACAATCAGCTAACAAATTAATTGAAAAAGCATCACAAGAAAGTAACTTTAATATAACGGCTAAGAATATTACAAGTTTAATTGATGAATTAACAAAAAAAGCTCCCAATAACCAGAAAAAATATATTGATAATTTAAAGAAAATACTAGGTAATAATAACCTTGATTATACTGTTTTATCTGATTCCACTAAACAGAAAAAAGATGTAATAAATAGTTGGGTAAATGCTATTTATCTTTATCAAGCTA